Sequence from the Thermosinus carboxydivorans Nor1 genome:
CGGCCGTTAACTTATTCATAGCTTGCACTTTCAAATTAATCCATTCCTGCCGGACTTGCGGGTCATTTAGCGCCGCCGGCGTCAATTCACGGTTGAATTTTTCCCGGAAGGCTGCTTTGGCGGCCGGCGAAAAGTCTTCGTAATCGTTCAGATATAAATCATCCTGGAATAAAATGCCGTCAATCGGATTATAGGCGGCTAAATCGCGAAAAACTTTTTTGAGTTCGGCCGCCACGCGCGGACTAAACGGGGTAGCGCGACGGTACCAGCCCTTGTTTTTATTATCCCAAGCCGCAACCTCATCTTCCGGGTGCCCGGTAAGCAGCCATTGGCCAGCCAATGTCGGCATCCAGGCGTAGACTTGGAATTTTTCTCGATGCAAGCGCTGGATAATATGATTTAAAACGTCTTTTTTCACCGGAGCGGCGGAAGTATAAAAATATAGTTCTTGGATATTGCCCGTTCCCTGCTCATCGGCAAAGGATTGCAAAATAACGGTGTTTATTTTGGCTTTGCGCAAATAAGCGATGGCCGTTTCCAGATTTTCCGCCATTTGCTGTGGCGAAGCGTCGTAGATTAAATCGATATCCAGTTGACCTACTCTAAGGGGCGCCTGGATTTTCCCCGTTTGCACATATGGGGCGATCTTTTCAGCGGCCGGATTATTATACACTATCATCCGCCTAACCCCTAATTCGCCATGTAAGGCGGTAGCCCCATTATTTTCTAAGGTGAACAGCAGCTGAAACCCTTTTTTATAGGCTTCATCAATCGCGATTTGGGTGTATTCACCATAAGGCCAAACGAGAACCCGGCTGGGATGCCCTAAATGGCCGCTTATTACCCGTTGGGTAATCTCAAGATCGGCAGCAATGCGCTGACGGTAACTGGCTTCGCTTTCATAACTACCATCCTTATAAATAAATGTCGAAACGGCCTGCCCTAAATCACCGTCGGGATTTGCGGGCACGTACCGGTGCAAGTCATGCGTGTGCGACGCGATCGTCACCAGCCCGGATTGTTCCATCTCCCGCATTTGTTCCCATGTTACCAGCGGCCCGATACCAGCCGGCGGCTCTGTCTGAAGCCAAGAGGTAACTACCGCCAATACCGCCGGATATTTATATTCTTTAAGCAGCGGATAAACGTCGGTATAAAAAGAAAGGTAGCCATCATCAAAAGTGAGCATTACCGCTTTGTCCGGCAAGATTGCCAGCCCCTGTTTGGCTTTTAAATATTCTTCCACGCTTATTGGCTGAAAGCCGTTCGTTTTCAGCCATTCAAAATGTTCGCGCAGCCGCTCCTTAGTAACGGTATAAGGATTTCCCCGGGGATTGCCGATATCGTGATAACAAAGGACCGGCACCTCTGGCGCCGCTTGT
This genomic interval carries:
- the pgaB gene encoding poly-beta-1,6-N-acetyl-D-glucosamine N-deacetylase PgaB, whose amino-acid sequence is MLRKCCLLVGLVFLLNIVAISGAAAGVQAAPEVPVLCYHDIGNPRGNPYTVTKERLREHFEWLKTNGFQPISVEEYLKAKQGLAILPDKAVMLTFDDGYLSFYTDVYPLLKEYKYPAVLAVVTSWLQTEPPAGIGPLVTWEQMREMEQSGLVTIASHTHDLHRYVPANPDGDLGQAVSTFIYKDGSYESEASYRQRIAADLEITQRVISGHLGHPSRVLVWPYGEYTQIAIDEAYKKGFQLLFTLENNGATALHGELGVRRMIVYNNPAAEKIAPYVQTGKIQAPLRVGQLDIDLIYDASPQQMAENLETAIAYLRKAKINTVILQSFADEQGTGNIQELYFYTSAAPVKKDVLNHIIQRLHREKFQVYAWMPTLAGQWLLTGHPEDEVAAWDNKNKGWYRRATPFSPRVAAELKKVFRDLAAYNPIDGILFQDDLYLNDYEDFSPAAKAAFREKFNRELTPAALNDPQVRQEWINLKVQAMNKLTAELMDEVRRYRPQAKFARNIYPSAVLSPEAKAWLAQDYAEFLQLYDYTVIMCYPALEKVPKPERWLADLAKAALAYPGAAERTVFKLQAYDWEKKRWIAPAVLKKQVAILKENGAVNIGYYPLNIYSSKMAQLPF